A window of the Hordeum vulgare subsp. vulgare chromosome 5H, MorexV3_pseudomolecules_assembly, whole genome shotgun sequence genome harbors these coding sequences:
- the LOC123398667 gene encoding homeobox-leucine zipper protein HOX25-like, producing MDSGRLIFGSAAPSRAAGAGGGQMMLFGGSGSLLGGSPVVAGVEDGRRKRPFLTSPEEELQLDDEMYGYYGLDENAPERKRRLTAEQVRALERSFEEEKRKLEPERKSELARRLGIAPRQVAVWFQNRRARWKAKQLEQDFDALRAAHAELLAGRDALLADNHHLRSQVTSLTEKLQAKESWPVSEQEKPTAAVVHPKEGYSAGATGDGTVGVLASFSGGAKDSPESHSYLADARSPPSSSDDDCAGAASGELSGCAFFLPEYTMLDAAAVERESVQQGEEEEEEAQRKYWAWFWS from the exons ATGGACTCCGGCCGCCTCATTTTCGGCTCGGCCGCGCCGTCCCGCGCTGCCGGCGCCGGAGGAGGTCAGATGATGCTCTTTGGCGGCAGCGGGAGCTTGCTTGGAG GCTCGCCGGTGGTGGCCGGCGTGGAGGACGGGCGGCGTAAGAGGCCGTTCTTGacatcgccggaggaggagctccAGCTGGACGACGAGATGTACGGGTACTACGGCCTCGACGAGAACGCGCCTGAGAGGAAGCGCCGGCTGACGGCGGAGCAGGTGCGGGCGCTGGAGCGGAGCTTCGAGGAGGAGAAGCGGAAGCTGGAGCCGGAGCGGAAGAGCGAGCTGGCGCGGCGGCTGGGAATCGCGCCGCGGCAGGTGGCCGTGTGGTTCCAGAACCGCCGCGCGCGATGGAAGGCCAAGCAGCTCGAGCAGGACTTCGACGCCCTCAGGGCCGCCCACGCCGAGCTACTCGCCGGACGAGACGCGCTCCTCGCCGACAACCACCACCTCCGATCGCAG GTGACATCACTGACCGAGAAACTGCAAGCCAAGGAGTCGTGGCCGGTGTCCGAGCAAGAGAAGCCAACCGCAGCAGTCGTTCATCCGAAAGAAGGCTACTCCGCCGGCGCCACCGGCGATGGCACGGTAGGGGTGCTGGCCAGTTTCTCCGGGGGAGCCAAGGACAGCCCGGAGTCCCATTCCTACTTGGCCGACGCGCGCTCGCCTCCGTCGTCCTCTGACGACGATTGCGCCGGAGCGGCCAGCGGAGAGCTGAGCGGCTGCGCCTTCTTCCTCCCCGAGTACACTATGCTCGACGCTGCTGCCGTGGAGCGCGAGAGCGTCCAAcaaggggaggaggaagaggaggaagcgcAGCGTAAGTACTGGGCATGGTTCTGGAGCTGA